AACACCGTCACGGCTGGCTTGTGAAGCAACTCCGACCGTCGCCTCAGCGGGAGTTATATGTCGAAGTCGAACGAATCGATACGGCAAGGGGGAGGAAAAGACGAACGAACAAGGAATGAGGGTCAAAGTCGACGGTGAAGAATCACTCCTACACATCACCGACCAGTCCGTCATGTTCGAGAAGCGGCAGGGTCAGCGGGTTCGAGAGGAGCACAATCAGGATGGTAAAGCCTGATGGCGACGCTATGATCATAGCCTACTCTGCTGGAAGCGAAGTGAGGTCGGTCAGGTTCTCCCTAAGAGGCCAGAAGTCGTACTCTTGAGAGCCTCTGAGGTCGTCTTGAATTTCGGCATATCCTACTCCAGCTTTCGTGGTTCCCATTCGTGAAGCGGTTATGAAGGTTTCCATTTTCGGATGTGTCACGTAGTCCATTTTGGCCCACATCCTATGGCCTTGGTCAGGCTCAGCTTTTCCCCAGCGCCATTTTGGGATGAACTTCCAGCCGGCAGTATCCGTTTCTTGATTTCCGAGTTGCTCTTGTTCCAAGTCATGTTGTTGGTGTGAAAAATCCAGGGCGAAGACCATACAAGACCATGGTCCCGCCCGTGGCGGCGAGGACCGCCCCAAGCAACGCGACGGTAAGATTGAACCCCTCGCTAATCATGGAAAGAAAGAAGAGGGCGTGCAGTACGAATACAACCGCACCAAGACCAACGAAACCAATCCTCATCACACGGGATTTCCTGATGATTTCGGGTGCGAGTAGCCCAACGCAAGCGACTGTGATAGGAAAGGCGACCAAGAGCAGAACCCCGAAAGATGTGAGGCCGCTGGTGCCAGGGTAGGAGAAGTATCCCTCTGGAAGAAAGGCATAGCCCAGGAGCTGCGAGTCTCCTGCTTCCCCAAATGAATAAGCCCCGCCCCAGTGGAAGAGGGCGTATCCTAACGATTTCAGTCCTGATGGGTTAGTCAGGCACACGAAACTACTTTCGGCGCATTGAAACATCGTCGCATCATAGACAAGCGGAACAAAGAAGACAAACAAGAATCCGAGCAGGATCAGTGCTATCCCAATTCTGAGGCGCTTGAGTCTCACACAGAGAATCAAGTGTCGATGGGGATTTACGGATTTCCTCCGTACATGCCGTGTAATCGAGTCGTGCTTATTCGTTCTGGCGTGGGCTCGGGCTTGTAGACGGAATCGACGTCCCTGCGTGTACCTCTTCGAATGTGTATCCTTCTGCCGACCTTGGATCTGTACACGCGATCGAAGCTGCCGACCTTATTCGCTCAGCCTTGCTGTTGTGGTTCTTCACTCAGTTCTTTTATGAGTTTGAGCATCGTCTTGCCATTCTCAGATAGCGAGTAAATCTTCACTTTGCCGTAGGCCTGCTGCTCCCTGATTAGGCCGTACTTGCACAAGATTTCGGTCTGTCTATCAATTGCCTTCCAGTCCAGTCCCAGCTTGTTTGCAAGCTGAAGCCTGTCCATCGGTGTGTCCAGTGCTTCCAGCAATTTCAACCGAGTGGCAGCCCCTCTCATTTGCGTCATAAGCCTGAATACGTCACGATCATAGCCTAGTTGTTTCCACCTGGATTTTGTATACCCCCGCCATATCCAAAGAGAGATGAGCCCGGCCCAACCCACTGGGGCAGTGAAGACAGAACCACTGCTGATTGAGAGTAACAGTTGTTCCTGAAACGAGGGCGGGGTAGCTCCGGGTGAAGGGAGCTGGAATATGGGGACTCGGGAAATCTGCACGAAGGCAAGTACTGTATTAATCGCGCTAAAGACAAGCAGGGCAGTGAACAGAAGCCCAAACCACCGCAAGCGCCGACTCTTTTTGGCGCATTTCGTGTAATATACTTTTGCCCGAATTCTCGGAAGGAAACTCGTTACACGAATCAAAGCAGGGATTGTCCGAAGAGGCGCAGAGTGGTGAGGTCCGTCGGAGTTGCTGAGGTCGCCGCCATTATCGTTGTGGCCTTGTTGTCACCCGCCGTGATTCCATCTGCGTCCGCGGCTGCTGATCCTTACTACGCGGGTTACTTCTTTTGCTCCCCACCTGATACCGCATGCAGCAATACCCTCGTGGGCATTCGTGGAAGCATATACACCATAAACCCCTACGTGCCTTACTTTGACGACTTGGCTCAGTGGGTGACCGTTGTATTCTCTTATTCGACATCTCAGTGGGTCCAAGTTGGATACGTCAAATGCGGCGGCCTGAATGTCAAATGCGCAGCTTACACTTCGGACACTTACTACTGTGAGTACTACAACGGTCAAGAAAACGTTCGGTATTTCGGCAACCCCAGCCCAGGAAGCACCTACTCCTATAACGTTCTGTATCAGAACAACTATGACTGGTCTTGTACACCCGATAGTGCCACTGGTACAACCTGGTCAACGGCCTTCAGCGAAGCCGTAGATTTACAGGCCTTCTCAGAAACCACCAATACTTGCATAGTCATTGCGAATACGCACTTCTCCGGTCTACAGTTGCAAACAATCTACCTGCCTGGCAGTTGGCTCTATTGGACTCAGCATGCGGCTCATGCAGATAGTCCTTACACAATTAACCAAATTAGTGATACAGAATTCACAGCTGCGGGAGGTACGGGATGTTGAAGAGAAGTGCCTTCCTTGCCACGACCTTGGTTCTCGCGGTCGCACTCTCTGCCGTGGCATTCTCTTCTCCCGCGAGGCAAAGTAACCAACCGATTTTTGGAATTCCATACCCGCCGTGGCTTACTAGTTCCAGCAGCGAAATTTCAGTTTCGCAACTTTCAGCTGCCTATTCTGCTCACAACCTAACGCTGAGACTCCCGAGCCAGCTTCCAAATGGTTTCAGTCTGACCTCTGTTCATGTGCCCGATGTCAACTCCCTCTATGGCTATGCGATGGTTACATACAGCAGTACTGGAATCAAAGATTTCAGATACGCGGAGATTGTGTTCGAAATAAGACCTGGAGCACAGCCTTCGCCAAATGACCTGAGTACCATAATTAACAATACGCGGGGGAGCTTCCAATTGCTAACTATAAACAGAATCCCCGTTCTCCTGAATCCACAGCAAGGCATGGGCGATCCAGCCCTGCAGGAGCAATTCGGTAGCTCACTCTACGCACAGTTCTGGGACGGTGGAATATGGTATCAGGTACGCGCTTATCACCCACTTACTGCTGACGACATATTGAGATTGATTTCAAGTTTGCAGCCAGTCGGGAATCCGACATGAGAAGGCCAAGCTCGTTTCTTCTAACCGACCCCACCCTGAATAGTAGCTAAATCGACCGCGGCAACGTTCTGTTTTCTTGGTTCTCGACAGTCTCTGACAACCCTGCAACTCCTCGTTAAATCCCGCAGGGTCGATATCCGACGTAATCAGAATCCTCTGGTTCAAAGAAGCAAGCCGCTGGGCCAGGAGGGGCATACCGCTGAGGGTGGTCTGGGTCAGCCCGAGGCAGCTTGCGATCCTCCTCTCTTCCTTCCTGGTCTGGCTGGTGCTCTCCCCGCCTCTCCAGACACCGACGTTGAAGCTTGTTCCCATCGGTGCTTTTCTGCTGGGCGGGTTGATAGTTGCGTTCTGGAGGATTAAGATGCTTATGCCCGTCAAAACGCTGGCAGAGATGAAACGACTCTTGCGCGCTCTCCCGAAAGACGCTGAAAAAGGGCTTGAGAACGGCTGCTATACACCCCTATTAGGGACGCCGAAACGGGGGGGAGGTGAGTCAGACCCAGCCAGAGCTCTGTGTGACGCACAGGATCAGGCTTCAGCAGGAAGGAAAGGGGACGCGCCTCTATTGCCCGGTGTGCGCGCAGATTGACAACCAAGAGTCGCTCAGGCGCAGGTCAAGAAGGAGATAGGTCAATGGCCACTAGTGTCCAAGAATCGAAGTTCCGCAACTACTGTCCGAGCTGCGGCGCTCTGGAGCGCCTCTACCGAACGCCCAGAGGGTTGAAATGCGCGAAGTGCATTAAGAGGATGGACTCTGCAGGCCTCGGCTTCGTATAGAACGCCAACCAGTAAAGCGGTAGCTCTCAACACGCATTGACCTGAAGCTAGGTGCAGACGAGCGGCATCTGATTATTTCCCCGGGTGTGCATTTCTCATTTTCGAGAAAGAGGTGCTCGCTTATATCGGTCGAACCGAAGAGGAAAAACGTGGCCTACTGCGCGAAGTGCGGCAAAGAGCTTCCGGAGGGCTCGGCTTTCTGTCCCAGCTGCGGCGCGCCTGCGGCGCAGGCTGGCGCGGCGCCCCAGGCACCAGTTAGCGGATTCGACACGCTTGTCAAGGAGAGTCGGGCTCAGGGGCACTGGTTCAGGAGGCTTGTGGCGTTCGTGATAGACGCGATAATAGTGAACATCGCGGTGGGAATCGTTGCGTTCCTCTTGGCCATCCCTTTCCTCCTCATCGGAGGAATAGCCATGGTTGGGTCGCTCTTCGCCGGGGTTTTCTCAGTCGTCTCCGGGATTGCCCTCGTCCTCTACTTCGCCATCGCGGAGGTTGCGACGGGAGCTTCCATCGGGAAGCACATCATGGGTCTGAGGGTCAGGACCACGTCCGGGGGAGCGCCTAACTTCGCAGAGACATTGGTGAGGAACATAAGCAAGGTCTATTGGGTCCTGCTCCTGCTCGACGTAGTGGTCGGGCTTGCGACCTCGAAGGGTTTCACCCAGAAGTTCAGCGACAAGTTCATCGGCACCGACGTCGTCTCCGTTTAGACGTCAGGTAGTAGGCCGCCGGTTCACGCCAAGCATCACGTAAGGCCTTCATCTGCCGCGCCTGCACATGGACTTCGGCGATGCAGACAGTGAGTTACCTCATCTCTCGCTTCGCGAGGAAGATGGGGCCGTAGCGCTCGGCAAGGATATTCATCAATTCGCCAGGATGGCTCTCCAGCACGTGCACCAGGAATGCACTGGAGACTTCTTGCAGCTTGTCTGGTGTGGACTCGAAGGCTCTGTCAGCAATGTCAGCGCACGTATGGCACTTTACAATCGGAACTTCTTCGCTCAAGATTATCGCTGACGCTTCGGACGCTATGCGACGGGGGTTTAAGACCCTTCGCTTAGAGAACTTTGCTGCATCCGCGCGTCTGGAAACGCCGTTCATCCGGGCGCCATCTCGTCCGAGACCTGCGAAGTTCAAGAGTTGCCTCTGACAATCACTTGATGACGAAGCGGCACAAGCTATGTTGCGAAGTCAACCGCGCCAACGACAGGTAGTACGCAGCAATGGGGAAAACCGCCATCTAGGAAATCACACGAGGCACAAGCTGCGCAGGCTTATTACGGGTCCAGGGAAAAGCGCGAATGCGATGAAGGTCTCGATACTCATCTTTCCGGGAGTCGAGGAGCTAGACTTCGTCGGTTTCCTCGAAGTGCTCGCCGTTGCCAACCGGACGGTCGGCCGTAGGCACTTCGATACGGAGCTGGGGGGGACAGAGAAGGGTCCCTTCAAGTGCAGCGGGGGGCTCAAGGTTGTTCCCGACAGGACGCTTGCAGACTACATCGCCGAGAACACCAAGCTGAAAGTCGAACACGACGGCAACGAGACAGTAACGATACACTTGGAACAGAAGAACGATGCGATGATTGCACTAGGCGCGATCGCGGAATCAGGGATTCACTGGGACACCCTCTCCACTAGGAGGGACAGCCTGGAGGACATATTCGTGAGGATGGTGGGCGAGGATATCAACGAGCAGGGAGAGCTCGTTAGGCCGAAGTGAAGGACATGGTGAGCGCGCGAAGGACACTCGCTGACCTGAGCGTTTTCGGCAAGGGCTACATCAGGAGCAGAATCGGCGCCTTCTTCTCGCTCATTTTTCCGGTCATATTGATACTGCTCTTCGGCGCGATATTCTCTGGCGGCAGCTCAGGACCAACCACAGTCTACGTCCAGAATCAGGATGGAGGTGCAGTCAGCACCCAGCTGGTTTCAGCTTTGAACGGATCCGTAGTCGCACACAACAGCACTTGGCCGATCAAGCTGATCAGCGTGCCGCCAGGCCAGAACTTCACGAGCTTCCTTCTGGCGCATTCTGCCTCAGACGGCATAGTGATACCCGCCGGATTCACAGGTTCGGTGCTCTCAGGGAAACATTCGAACCTAACCCTATACGGGAACCCGGCCTCAACGACGAGCGCGATTGTATCGGGCGTCGTGAACGGCGTTGCCAACGCATTCAACCTGCAGGCTGTGCACGGGGTCCCGATCCTCGGAGTACACACTCTTACCGCCGCTTCTCAGTCCTACAAGTACATCGACTTCCTCATCCCCGGACTCATCGGATTCTCCGTGCTTACCAGCCCGATGTTCGCACTTGTCAATATCAGCTCCGAATACAAGCGCGACAAGGTCTTCAAGCTCCTTTCGCTCACGCCGTTGACCAAGACCGAATGGCTCCTTTCGAAGATCGTATGGTACATTCTCCTGACGGTGATCTCCTTCGTGCTGATGTCGGTTACTGGAATTTTCCTATTCGGGGCACACATTAGCTTCACATGGGGCATAATCCCGTTTCTGTTGCTGGGCCCTTTCCTCTTCGTCTCACTCGGGATGCTGGTCGGTACCGTCTCCAACAGCCCCGAATCAGCCGCGGTTGTTGGCAATCTCATCACCTTCCCGATGATGTTCCTTTCGGGGACTTTCTTCCCTGTCTCCATGATGCCCGCGTACCTCCAGAGCGTGGCACACATCCTGCCGCTCTTCTATCTCATCGACGGATTGAACGACGTGATGACCTATGGGAACTACCCGCCCGCCTACGTGGACATGGGAATACTCATCGTCCTTTCGCTGGTCATCTTCGGCTTGGCTGTCAGGTTCTTCAAGTGGCGCGAAGACTAGACTCTACGCTACGCTGGATGACTACCTGCTCTGGCAGGTCCACCCCTTTCCATGCCAGCATCGCGTAATCAATGAGGTCAAGGGCTCCTTCTTTGCTCTCACCGCGGGCCCAAGAGAACCCGAGGCAAACAACTTTATCATCGAGTCAGAATACGCGACTAACTACGCATGTCTAACCTGAGCAAGTCAGAGCAGCTTGACCGGGAGATTCTGGACTCCTGCAAGGTCGTCCACGCTGCATGGAACGAGCTAACGAGGACATGGACCCTACCCACAATTCACGCGCTTGGGCTCAAGGAACCAGCCAGGTTCAACGAGCTGAAGCGGAGGATTGAGGGAATTAGCGCGACGTCCTTGGCCGAGAGGCTCACGCAGATGGAGAAGATTGGTGTGGTCCAGAGGAAGATCTACCCAGACAAACCCCCTCGAGTGGAGTACTCCCTGACTGTAAAGGGGCACGAGCTCCACAAGATACTCGGAGGCCTCGCCGACTGGTCCAAGCGTTGGGCCGGAAAGGAACCCAACAGCAGGGAGTTCCTGGTCTCGAAGTAGTTCGCTAGGCGCCTGCCAGAACGAGGGCCCCGAGCGCGAGCAGGACCAACGCGAGGATGTAGTCCACCTGCCTTTCGCGACCTGGAGCGCGGAGGAACCTCCCCATCCCTTTCACACCCGCAATCGTGACGAGTACCATCGACAACACAGTCCCGAGTGCGAAGGCAGAAACCGAGATTGTCACTCCCACCAAGCCGTACACGTTTGCTGCAAGGTAGATTGGGAAAATGGTAAGCTCCGGGGAAGAGGCACCGGCGAACACCAGCCACTTCGTTCCCTTCACGACATCAACGCGGTCCTCTTCAACATCTGGCGCCTTCATTCCAGCAACCAACATGTAGAGGCCCACCACTACGAAAGAGGCGCCTACCATGGTGTTTGTCAGAGCCGAGAAAGAAGCTGCCACTGCGAACCCTATCACCACGGCCGCCACCATTACCACCAGGGAGCCGGCCACGTGGGCGAACCCTCCCAGCGCGGCTATGATGGCTACCTTCTTGGACGAGAACCCCTTCTTGTGGCTGTAGACGGTGAGGGGAACCCAATGGTCTGGCGCGACCATGTGGAGAGCCCCGACTCCGAGCGCTACCGCCGCCAGCCACGTCACCGCGAAGTTGAACAACGCAGACCCCGCTGTGAACGAAGTAATTAATCTCTGACTCGCTGAGCGCTGGATGCTGGGACCGACTCGATGACGAGGGGTATGGCGCCACTGGTTGTGAGGAAGGTCGGAGAGAGGGGACTGGGAGTTGTTGCACAGGCTGAAATCGGCGCTGGGGAGGCCGTAGTCAGGTACGGAGGGAAGCCGAGGTGGATATGGGAGATTCCAAAGTGGTGCTGGGCGCACAGCTTTCAGGTCGACTACGACAGGTACGTCGTGCCTAGGGTCGGCTCCGCTGGATGGTGCATTAACCACTCCTGCGACCCCAACTGCTCAGTCAGTGGGGAGAGGGAAATCGTGGCCATCAGAGGCATCAGCAAAGGCGAGGAGCTGACGTTCGACTACTCCACCAACGTCGGCTGGGATGGGTTCGCGATGGAGTGCAGATGTGGCGAGAAGAACTGCAGGAAGATGATCAGGAGCTACGCAAGCCTCGCACCCGACCTGAAGAGGAAGTACCGGGGTCACGTTTCGCCCTTCCTCCTCAGGCAGCCGAAGAGGCAGAGGCCAACCCTCTTCTAGCTGCCGATTGGGTTCTGAGACGCTTGCCACACAGGGGAAAGAGGTACCCGGAGCCAACTGTGGGCGCACTGATACTCAACAAGAAAGGGGAGATGCTGCTGGTGAAGTCTCACAAGTGGGGCGACAGGCACACAATCGCAGGCGGGCACGTGGAGGTGGGCGAAACGCTGGCGGAAGCGCTCAAGCGTGAGATCAAGGAGGAGGTGGGCTTGGACGTCTCCAAGGTGAGGTTCCTCATGGTCCAAGAGGCAATCTTCAGCAAGGAATTCTGGAAGAAGAGGCACTTCATCT
The sequence above is a segment of the Nitrososphaerales archaeon genome. Coding sequences within it:
- a CDS encoding helix-turn-helix transcriptional regulator codes for the protein MSNLSKSEQLDREILDSCKVVHAAWNELTRTWTLPTIHALGLKEPARFNELKRRIEGISATSLAERLTQMEKIGVVQRKIYPDKPPRVEYSLTVKGHELHKILGGLADWSKRWAGKEPNSREFLVSK
- a CDS encoding SET domain-containing protein-lysine N-methyltransferase; this encodes MTRGMAPLVVRKVGERGLGVVAQAEIGAGEAVVRYGGKPRWIWEIPKWCWAHSFQVDYDRYVVPRVGSAGWCINHSCDPNCSVSGEREIVAIRGISKGEELTFDYSTNVGWDGFAMECRCGEKNCRKMIRSYASLAPDLKRKYRGHVSPFLLRQPKRQRPTLF
- a CDS encoding NUDIX domain-containing protein translates to MPHRGKRYPEPTVGALILNKKGEMLLVKSHKWGDRHTIAGGHVEVGETLAEALKREIKEEVGLDVSKVRFLMVQEAIFSKEFWKKRHFIFFDFVCTCREDRVEVDGDEIQDFTWVKPGKALRLRLDTFTRRMVRRYLADQR
- a CDS encoding RDD family protein codes for the protein MAYCAKCGKELPEGSAFCPSCGAPAAQAGAAPQAPVSGFDTLVKESRAQGHWFRRLVAFVIDAIIVNIAVGIVAFLLAIPFLLIGGIAMVGSLFAGVFSVVSGIALVLYFAIAEVATGASIGKHIMGLRVRTTSGGAPNFAETLVRNISKVYWVLLLLDVVVGLATSKGFTQKFSDKFIGTDVVSV
- a CDS encoding ABC transporter permease, whose product is MSARRTLADLSVFGKGYIRSRIGAFFSLIFPVILILLFGAIFSGGSSGPTTVYVQNQDGGAVSTQLVSALNGSVVAHNSTWPIKLISVPPGQNFTSFLLAHSASDGIVIPAGFTGSVLSGKHSNLTLYGNPASTTSAIVSGVVNGVANAFNLQAVHGVPILGVHTLTAASQSYKYIDFLIPGLIGFSVLTSPMFALVNISSEYKRDKVFKLLSLTPLTKTEWLLSKIVWYILLTVISFVLMSVTGIFLFGAHISFTWGIIPFLLLGPFLFVSLGMLVGTVSNSPESAAVVGNLITFPMMFLSGTFFPVSMMPAYLQSVAHILPLFYLIDGLNDVMTYGNYPPAYVDMGILIVLSLVIFGLAVRFFKWRED